The Ahaetulla prasina isolate Xishuangbanna chromosome 4, ASM2864084v1, whole genome shotgun sequence genome has a window encoding:
- the LOC131197786 gene encoding uncharacterized protein LOC131197786 isoform X2: protein MLSLISSCSTIDSTSTNPPSSLQTSFSQRTGQKAITEEHFGLHGKTAGGLVTIVHNTSLCTVPSSHSRREPKGEVWPRRDACLVIRGWKRQAMKKKKERRLEKKEEKRRVAVSAASPRRAPSSFSLIELRNCNLTQPRGDRRT, encoded by the exons ATGCTGTCGCTAATCTCCTCCTGCTCTACCATTGACAGCACCTCCACAAATCCGCCATCATCTTTACAAACTTCTTTCTCCCAGCGGACAGGCCAAAAAGCAATTACAGAGGAACATTTCGGGTTACATGGGAA GACTGCTGGTGGATTAGTAACAATCGTCCACAACACCTCCCTCTGTACAGTTCCATCTTCACATTCCAGGAGAG AGCCAAAGGGAGAGGTATGGCCGCGAAGGGATGCCTGTCTAGTGATCCGGGGCTGGAAGCGGCAGGCcatgaaaaaaaagaaggagcgaaggttggaaaagaaagaagagaagcgcCGG GTGGCAGTGTCGGCAGCATCTCCTCGCAgggctccttcctccttctctctgatTGAACTCAGAAACTGTAAT
- the YAE1 gene encoding protein YAE1 homolog — MSWLQSAVSQCGEDVFDENADEMDLAQKEWKSAMEKRVKEGYREGVDAGKGVTLQQGFNQGYKEAIRMMFECSQLKGTISALLSWYHHNKHSPATLNEMTDLLNQLRTYEENMLKNLNCINSQPSVGDLLHTLNDMDLDHECCAVEQHSRTCAELPKNSCRNNGTDSFQNEYCGRTEDHKGSERTTFYWLKERTASIMEQFGLSPDTVKRI; from the exons ATGTCATGGCTACAGTCTGCAGTTAGCCAGTGCGGTGAAGATGTATTTGATGAAAATGCAGATGAGATGGACCTAGCCCAGAAAGAATGGAAGAGTGCAATGGAGAAACGAGTCAAG GAGGGCTATAGGGAAGGTGTTGATGCTGGGAAAGGGGTAACACTTCAACAAGGCTTCAATCAGGGTTACAAAGAAGCAATAAGGATGATGTTTGAATGTAGCCAGCTCAAAGGAACCATAAG TGCTCTACTGTCTTGGTATCATCACAATAAACACAGCCCTGCGACGCTGAATGAGATGACTGATCTGCTGAATCAATTAAGAACATACGAAGAAAATATGCTTAAGAATTTAAATTGTATAAACTCACAACCCAGTGTTGGAGATTTGCTACATACTCTTAATGACATGGATCTTGATCATGAATGCTGTGCTGTTGAACAACATAGTAGAACCTGTGCTGAGCTTCCTAAAAACAGTTGCAGAAATAATGGAACAGATTCATTTCAAAATGAATATTGTGGCAGGACAGAAGATCACAAAGGTTCTGAAAGAACAACCTTTTATTGGCTTAAAGAAAGAACTGCCAGTATCATGGAACAGTTTGGTTTGTCTCCAGATACAGTTAAACGTATCTAG